A single Bosea sp. PAMC 26642 DNA region contains:
- a CDS encoding Spy/CpxP family protein refolding chaperone has product MRSIPILVLVACSLTVAPAAAQSHVGGHHGGTASAPYAGLETRRIKALSPQQIADLGAGRGMGLALPAELNGYPGPLHVLDLADALGLTVEQRSRTQALMDAMRAERIPIGVRIVGEETALDGLFAERTVTPASLRDATRLIAASQGTLRAAHLRYHLLMAELLTPDQIAEYGRLRSYGPAMAIP; this is encoded by the coding sequence ATGCGCTCGATCCCCATCCTTGTCCTCGTCGCCTGCTCGCTTACTGTGGCGCCGGCAGCAGCCCAAAGCCATGTCGGCGGCCATCACGGCGGCACGGCTTCGGCTCCCTATGCCGGTCTGGAGACGCGCCGGATCAAGGCACTTTCGCCGCAGCAGATCGCAGATCTCGGAGCCGGTCGCGGCATGGGTCTGGCGCTGCCCGCCGAACTGAACGGCTACCCCGGCCCCCTCCACGTGCTGGACCTGGCGGACGCGTTGGGCCTCACGGTCGAGCAGCGGAGCCGCACCCAGGCGCTGATGGACGCCATGCGTGCGGAGAGGATCCCGATCGGGGTGCGGATCGTCGGCGAGGAGACCGCGCTCGATGGCCTGTTCGCCGAGAGGACGGTCACGCCGGCGAGCCTTCGGGACGCCACGCGGCTGATCGCGGCGAGCCAGGGCACCCTGCGGGCCGCCCATTTGCGCTACCACCTGCTGATGGCAGAGCTGCTGACGCCCGACCAAATCGCCGAATACGGCCGGCTTCGCAGTTACGGCCCGGCCATGGCCATTCCGTAA
- the copM gene encoding CopM family metallochaperone encodes MKLSIPTTLILLALAGPAFAQSSHQGHGAAPPAGAAPMGMMNMDSMQSMMKTMMPAAGDAASTKDFKAADMKMMHAMAVPYTGNADVDFRTKMIPHHQGAIDMAKVALAHAKNETTKTLAAQIIKDQEREIAEMREWLRKNAPK; translated from the coding sequence ATGAAACTCTCGATCCCCACCACGCTGATCCTCCTCGCCCTTGCCGGTCCCGCTTTCGCGCAATCGTCCCATCAGGGGCATGGCGCAGCCCCCCCGGCCGGTGCCGCGCCCATGGGCATGATGAACATGGATTCGATGCAGTCCATGATGAAGACGATGATGCCGGCAGCCGGCGACGCCGCCTCGACAAAGGACTTCAAGGCCGCCGACATGAAGATGATGCACGCCATGGCCGTGCCCTACACGGGCAATGCAGACGTCGACTTCCGAACCAAGATGATCCCGCATCATCAGGGCGCGATCGACATGGCCAAGGTCGCCCTGGCTCATGCCAAGAACGAGACGACGAAGACGCTCGCCGCCCAGATCATAAAGGACCAGGAGCGCGAGATCGCCGAGATGCGCGAATGGCTCCGCAAGAACGCGCCGAAGTGA
- a CDS encoding efflux RND transporter permease subunit — MFNLLVSASLRNRLFVIAAALVLVAYGSYVLPRVPVDVFPDLNRPTVTLMTEAEGLAPQEVEQLVTYPLETAMNGMPGVLRVRSVSGVGLSITYVEFDWGTDIYRSRQLVAERLSLVREQLPRGVAPQMGPVSSIMGEIMLVALTAERSSPMEVREIADFTIRPQLLNIAGVSQVIPIGGQVRQYRITPDVAALQALDVTHEQVEAAVTRFGTNTGGGFVDQQGREYLIRNVGLTRRLEDLRNTVVVQRQGQPVLLHQVAAVEFAARVKRGDAGYQGKPAVIIGIQKQPDADTVSLTRQVEASLAEIQKTLPTGISATNVQFRQATFIETSIANVERVLLEAAGVVAVILLLFLMNVRATLISLTAIPVSILTTVLVFKFFGLTINTMTLGGLAIAIGELVDDAVVDVENILRRLKQNRESAMPKPVLAVIAAASQEVRSGIVYATAIIILVFIPLFALSGIEGRLFVPLGVAYIVSILASLVVSITLTPVMAYYLLSGTAGGHERDAFVVRHLKRGNAALLRLAFGARGLILSVVGIGVALAVYGATLLPRTFLPPFNEGTLVVSLQYNPGISLAESHRLGLIAEQLALKVPEVKSIGRRTGRAELDEHAEGVHSSEVDIDLHRSDRPKEAIYADIRAALSVLPVSVNIGQPIGHRLDHMLSGVRAQIALKVYGEDLDTIRSLAETLRERLAVVPGLVDLQVERQVRIPQLRIDVDHEKAALYGLTPASVTQALETLSNGRTVSQIVEGNRRYDVVLRLSDQDRSTTGLEDLLIATPGGHVPLRMIASVSETDGPNQIQRENGQRRIAVYGNGDGQRDMTAIIADIRQVVAATPLPQGYVTRMEGTFQAQEEATLRIGLLSLVSLAMIFVVLFTRYQSAVLALIIMGNIPLALIGSVVALHVAGQPLSVASMVGFITLAGISARNGILKVSHYINLALHEGESFGRDLVIRGSLERLTPVLMTALSAGLALVPLLYGADQPGREILHPVAVTIFGGLISATIIDTVLTPLLFLAYGRKPLERIAAGRASEGGELTPAETY; from the coding sequence ATGTTCAACCTCCTCGTCTCGGCCAGCCTGCGCAACCGGCTCTTCGTCATCGCCGCCGCGCTCGTCCTCGTCGCCTATGGCTCCTACGTGCTGCCGCGCGTGCCCGTGGACGTCTTCCCCGACCTGAACCGGCCCACGGTTACCTTGATGACCGAGGCCGAGGGGCTCGCCCCACAGGAGGTAGAACAGCTCGTCACCTATCCCCTAGAGACGGCGATGAACGGCATGCCGGGCGTGTTGCGCGTCCGCTCGGTGTCGGGCGTCGGGCTCTCGATCACCTACGTCGAGTTCGACTGGGGGACCGACATCTACCGCTCCCGCCAACTTGTGGCCGAGCGGCTTTCGCTGGTGCGGGAGCAGCTGCCGCGCGGCGTCGCTCCGCAGATGGGCCCGGTCTCCTCCATCATGGGCGAGATCATGCTGGTGGCGCTGACGGCCGAGCGGTCCTCGCCCATGGAGGTCCGGGAGATCGCCGACTTCACCATCCGGCCGCAGCTCCTCAACATCGCCGGCGTCTCGCAGGTCATCCCGATCGGCGGGCAGGTCCGGCAGTACCGGATCACGCCGGACGTCGCGGCCCTTCAGGCGCTGGACGTCACTCACGAGCAGGTCGAGGCGGCGGTCACGCGCTTCGGCACCAACACCGGCGGCGGCTTCGTCGACCAGCAGGGTCGGGAGTACCTGATCCGAAACGTGGGGCTGACACGACGGCTGGAGGACCTGCGCAACACGGTCGTCGTGCAGCGGCAGGGCCAGCCGGTCCTGCTGCACCAGGTCGCGGCCGTCGAGTTCGCCGCGCGGGTCAAGCGCGGGGACGCAGGCTACCAGGGCAAGCCGGCCGTGATCATCGGCATCCAGAAGCAGCCGGACGCCGACACCGTGTCGTTGACCAGGCAGGTGGAGGCGTCGCTGGCCGAGATCCAGAAGACGCTGCCCACCGGCATCTCCGCGACTAACGTCCAGTTCCGGCAGGCCACCTTCATCGAGACCTCGATCGCCAATGTCGAGCGCGTGCTGCTGGAGGCGGCAGGCGTGGTCGCCGTCATCCTGCTGCTGTTCCTGATGAACGTCCGGGCGACCCTGATCTCGCTGACCGCGATCCCGGTCTCGATCCTGACCACGGTGCTGGTCTTCAAGTTCTTCGGCCTGACGATCAACACGATGACGCTGGGCGGGCTGGCCATCGCGATCGGCGAACTCGTCGACGACGCGGTCGTGGACGTGGAGAACATCCTTCGGCGCCTTAAGCAGAACCGGGAAAGCGCCATGCCCAAGCCCGTCCTGGCGGTCATCGCGGCCGCCTCACAAGAGGTCCGGTCGGGCATCGTCTACGCGACAGCCATAATCATCCTGGTCTTCATCCCGCTCTTCGCCCTGTCGGGCATAGAGGGCCGTCTCTTCGTGCCGCTCGGGGTCGCCTACATCGTCTCGATCCTGGCGTCGCTGGTCGTCTCGATCACGCTGACGCCGGTGATGGCCTATTATCTGCTCTCGGGCACGGCCGGTGGGCATGAGAGGGACGCGTTCGTCGTGCGTCATCTCAAGCGCGGCAACGCGGCGCTGCTGCGCCTGGCCTTCGGGGCGCGCGGCCTGATCCTGTCGGTCGTAGGCATCGGCGTGGCCCTGGCCGTCTATGGCGCGACGCTGCTGCCGCGGACCTTCCTGCCGCCCTTCAACGAGGGCACGCTGGTGGTCTCGCTGCAATACAATCCCGGCATCTCCCTGGCCGAGAGCCATCGCCTGGGGCTCATCGCCGAACAACTGGCGCTCAAAGTGCCGGAGGTGAAGTCGATCGGTCGCCGCACCGGACGCGCCGAACTCGACGAGCACGCCGAAGGCGTCCACTCATCCGAGGTCGACATCGACCTGCATCGCTCCGACCGGCCCAAGGAGGCGATCTACGCCGACATCCGGGCTGCGCTGAGCGTCCTGCCGGTCTCGGTCAACATCGGCCAGCCCATCGGTCACCGGCTCGACCACATGCTTTCGGGCGTGCGGGCCCAGATTGCGCTTAAGGTCTATGGCGAGGACCTCGACACGATCCGCAGCCTGGCCGAGACGCTGCGCGAGCGGCTGGCGGTCGTGCCCGGCCTGGTCGACCTCCAGGTCGAGCGGCAGGTACGCATCCCACAGCTGCGCATCGACGTCGACCATGAGAAGGCGGCGCTCTACGGGCTGACGCCTGCGAGCGTCACCCAAGCGCTGGAGACCCTCTCCAACGGTCGCACGGTCTCGCAGATCGTCGAGGGCAACCGCCGCTACGACGTGGTGCTGCGCCTATCCGACCAGGATCGCTCGACGACAGGGCTGGAGGACCTGCTGATCGCGACGCCGGGCGGCCACGTGCCCCTGCGCATGATCGCCTCGGTCTCCGAGACGGACGGCCCCAACCAGATCCAGCGCGAGAACGGCCAGCGCCGCATCGCGGTCTACGGCAACGGCGACGGGCAGCGCGACATGACGGCGATTATCGCCGACATCCGGCAGGTCGTGGCCGCGACGCCCCTGCCGCAGGGCTATGTCACGCGCATGGAGGGCACCTTCCAGGCGCAGGAGGAGGCGACGCTGCGGATCGGGCTGCTGAGCCTAGTGTCGCTGGCCATGATCTTCGTCGTGCTGTTCACTCGCTACCAGTCCGCGGTGCTCGCCCTGATCATCATGGGCAACATCCCGCTGGCGCTGATCGGCAGCGTGGTGGCGCTCCACGTCGCCGGGCAGCCACTGTCCGTGGCGTCGATGGTCGGCTTCATCACCCTCGCCGGCATCTCGGCCCGCAACGGCATCCTCAAGGTCTCGCACTACATCAACCTGGCGCTCCACGAAGGCGAGAGCTTCGGGCGCGACCTCGTCATCCGCGGCAGCCTCGAACGCCTCACGCCGGTGCTGATGACCGCGCTGTCGGCGGGGCTCGCGCTCGTCCCGCTGCTCTACGGCGCCGACCAGCCCGGCCGCGAGATCCTGCACCCGGTCGCCGTTACCATCTTCGGCGGCCTGATCTCGGCGACCATCATCGACACGGTGCTAACGCCGCTCCTCTTCCTCGCCTACGGCCGCAAGCCGCTGGAACGCATCGCCGCCGGCCGTGCGTCGGAAGGCGGGGAACTGACACCTGCCGAGACCTACTGA
- a CDS encoding efflux RND transporter periplasmic adaptor subunit → MFSLCRSLARCLIAPLALAYLLSIPVAAHEGHDHGAPAAAVSASGTPRLARHSDAYELVGVLRAGRLTLFLDRYAGNEPVADARIAVAVAGGAEVAATPTPDGTYVLASDQLVGAGPLEIVISITHPGGDDLLIGTLDRPAASTASPAPAGSAPTEPRAASVTIAGKQVPVLHLATGAALAFGLLLGVGLRHARPAIPAIGLVVLLLIAGTAIATAHEGHDHGDAAKAALPAGDTPRRLADGAVFAPKSTQRLLGVRTQVAKPEEAGRTVALVGRVIADPNRSGQVQSITGGRIVAPAEGLPRLGQAVRRGDVLATVEQAVPQADRTTIAERVGEIEQQIAMVEAKLKRSRGLAERAIAPQSQVIDAEIELAGLTKRREIVGRIRIEPEVLRAPLDGVVSAVRVVAGQVVGSQDVLFQVLDPGGLWVEALSYGDVDLSQLGGASATLPGGKPLALSFRGFGRALQQQATVVQFSIEDAPATLAIGQPVRVTAQNGASVAGIIVPRDAVVRGGNGEALVWRHTDPERFEAKPVRTEPFDATRVVIRAGIATGDRIVVRGAEHLNQIR, encoded by the coding sequence ATGTTCTCCTTATGCCGCAGCCTCGCTCGCTGCCTGATCGCGCCGTTGGCGCTCGCCTATCTCCTGTCGATTCCCGTCGCGGCCCATGAGGGCCACGACCATGGCGCCCCGGCGGCCGCGGTGTCGGCTTCTGGAACGCCCCGCCTGGCGCGTCACTCCGACGCCTATGAGCTTGTCGGAGTCTTGCGTGCGGGTCGGCTGACGCTGTTCCTCGACCGCTATGCCGGCAACGAGCCCGTTGCCGACGCGCGCATTGCGGTCGCGGTCGCAGGGGGCGCCGAGGTCGCGGCGACGCCGACGCCGGACGGCACTTACGTTCTGGCTTCCGACCAGCTTGTGGGCGCGGGTCCGCTGGAAATCGTAATCTCGATCACCCACCCCGGAGGCGACGATCTCCTGATCGGAACGCTGGATCGCCCGGCGGCCTCGACCGCGTCCCCCGCGCCCGCCGGGTCGGCGCCGACCGAACCGCGGGCCGCGAGTGTCACGATCGCCGGGAAGCAGGTGCCGGTGCTTCACCTGGCCACCGGCGCGGCCCTTGCGTTCGGGCTGCTGCTCGGCGTCGGCCTCCGACACGCCCGTCCAGCCATCCCGGCGATAGGGCTCGTCGTGCTGCTGCTGATCGCGGGCACGGCGATCGCGACCGCCCATGAGGGCCATGACCACGGCGACGCCGCCAAGGCCGCCCTTCCGGCGGGCGACACGCCCCGCAGGCTCGCGGACGGGGCCGTCTTCGCGCCGAAGTCGACGCAGCGGCTGCTTGGCGTGCGCACCCAGGTCGCCAAGCCCGAAGAGGCCGGCAGGACCGTCGCCCTGGTCGGACGCGTCATCGCCGATCCCAATCGCTCCGGCCAAGTCCAGAGCATCACCGGCGGGCGGATCGTCGCGCCGGCGGAAGGGTTGCCTCGGCTAGGCCAAGCCGTCCGGCGCGGCGACGTGCTGGCGACCGTCGAGCAGGCGGTGCCGCAGGCCGACCGGACCACCATCGCGGAGCGCGTCGGCGAGATCGAGCAGCAGATCGCCATGGTCGAGGCGAAGCTCAAGCGCTCGCGCGGGCTGGCCGAAAGGGCCATCGCCCCCCAGAGCCAGGTTATCGACGCCGAGATCGAGCTCGCGGGCTTGACGAAGAGGCGCGAAATCGTCGGACGCATCCGGATCGAACCCGAGGTGCTGCGCGCGCCGCTCGACGGCGTGGTCTCGGCGGTCCGGGTCGTGGCCGGACAGGTCGTTGGATCGCAGGACGTCCTGTTCCAAGTTCTCGATCCCGGCGGGTTGTGGGTCGAGGCGCTGTCCTATGGCGATGTCGACCTGTCGCAACTCGGCGGCGCCTCCGCGACGTTGCCAGGCGGCAAGCCCCTCGCGCTGTCCTTCCGCGGCTTCGGTCGGGCGCTGCAGCAGCAGGCGACGGTGGTACAGTTCTCGATCGAGGACGCACCCGCCACTTTGGCGATAGGGCAGCCCGTCCGGGTGACGGCCCAGAACGGGGCCAGCGTCGCCGGCATCATCGTCCCGCGCGACGCGGTCGTGCGAGGGGGCAACGGCGAGGCGCTGGTCTGGCGCCACACTGATCCCGAGCGCTTCGAGGCCAAGCCCGTCCGCACCGAGCCGTTCGACGCGACGCGGGTCGTGATCCGTGCCGGCATCGCGACGGGGGACCGCATCGTCGTGCGCGGCGCCGAACACCTCAACCAGATCCGCTGA
- a CDS encoding HupE/UreJ family protein translates to MARLTPEVPTLVVTASQTTFEVAQTYFLLGVEHILIGFDHLLFVLALMLLIRDRWMLLATITAFTLAHSITLAGAALGYLTLPQKPVEATIALSIAFVASELARSRPGQQRTSETYPWLVAFAFGLLHGFGFAGALKEIGLPQTDVPLALLTFNLGVEAGQLLFVAAVLLAIKVATATIRIPSVPVRLATTYLIGTMSMFWLVTRIESFWS, encoded by the coding sequence GTGGCGCGCCTGACCCCTGAGGTGCCGACCCTCGTCGTCACCGCGTCACAGACCACGTTCGAGGTGGCCCAGACTTATTTTCTGCTCGGCGTCGAACATATCCTGATCGGCTTCGACCATCTGCTGTTCGTGCTGGCGCTGATGCTTCTCATCCGCGACCGCTGGATGCTGCTGGCGACGATCACGGCATTTACGCTTGCCCACAGCATCACGCTCGCAGGCGCGGCGCTGGGTTATCTGACCCTGCCGCAAAAGCCGGTCGAGGCGACGATCGCGCTCAGCATCGCCTTCGTCGCAAGCGAACTGGCCCGGTCCAGACCTGGTCAGCAGCGCACATCAGAAACCTATCCCTGGCTCGTAGCCTTTGCATTCGGTTTGCTGCACGGCTTTGGTTTCGCCGGCGCCCTGAAGGAGATCGGCCTGCCGCAGACCGACGTGCCGCTTGCCCTGCTGACCTTCAATCTGGGCGTCGAGGCCGGGCAATTGCTGTTCGTCGCGGCCGTTCTCCTTGCGATCAAGGTAGCGACCGCGACGATCCGTATCCCCTCTGTGCCTGTGCGCCTTGCTACGACGTACCTTATTGGAACGATGTCGATGTTCTGGCTAGTCACGCGTATCGAGAGCTTCTGGAGCTGA
- a CDS encoding peptidyl-prolyl cis-trans isomerase, translating into MILRLLKEPLAHFLILALAIFGLYGAVNRNDEPRSGEIVVTGPKIEQLAGLFTKTRQRPPTTSELKGLIDDHVKEEILYREALALGLDKDDTVIRRRLGLKMEFLSQAQAEAATPSEAELEAFLNANSDRFYVEPMLAFRQVFFSPQRRGEGIEQDVNSVLEVLRAKPDTDPATLGDATILPTDLLPTRKAAIGQIFGAAFAEALAQTPPGAWAGPVKSSFGLHLVHVGESQPGRVASLVEGRAIVAQEWTNERRRQAEEAKLAERLKRYRVRIETQAESAIQTGRSP; encoded by the coding sequence ATGATCCTACGCCTACTCAAAGAGCCCCTGGCACACTTCCTGATACTCGCGCTGGCGATCTTCGGGCTCTACGGGGCTGTCAACAGGAACGACGAGCCACGCTCCGGCGAGATCGTCGTAACTGGCCCCAAGATCGAACAGCTTGCGGGCCTCTTTACCAAGACCCGGCAGCGCCCGCCCACTACGAGCGAACTGAAGGGCCTGATCGACGATCACGTTAAGGAAGAGATCCTCTACCGCGAGGCGCTAGCGCTCGGGCTCGACAAGGACGACACGGTGATCCGCCGACGCCTGGGCCTGAAGATGGAGTTTCTCAGTCAGGCGCAGGCCGAAGCGGCGACGCCGAGCGAAGCGGAATTGGAGGCCTTTCTAAACGCGAATTCCGATCGGTTCTATGTCGAGCCGATGCTGGCCTTCCGACAGGTCTTCTTTAGCCCGCAACGCCGCGGGGAAGGGATCGAGCAAGACGTGAACTCTGTGCTCGAGGTTCTGCGTGCCAAGCCCGATACCGATCCCGCGACGCTGGGCGACGCGACCATTCTGCCGACCGACCTGCTACCGACGCGCAAGGCCGCGATCGGCCAGATTTTCGGCGCGGCCTTCGCCGAAGCGTTGGCCCAGACCCCGCCCGGGGCATGGGCCGGACCTGTGAAGTCGAGCTTCGGCCTTCATCTCGTTCATGTCGGGGAAAGCCAGCCGGGTCGGGTGGCGTCGCTCGTCGAGGGTCGGGCCATCGTCGCACAGGAATGGACAAATGAGCGGCGTCGGCAAGCCGAGGAGGCGAAACTTGCCGAGCGGTTAAAGCGCTACCGCGTGAGGATCGAGACGCAGGCAGAAAGCGCAATTCAAACGGGGCGAAGCCCGTGA
- a CDS encoding AAA family ATPase, translated as MTKDTYDFAFADQALKARVVRAKRTASRKTTTEEKPTADADVPITETSPGRIDDSATMMAVYDHAAVERQIELLIGRPYYGDREEYLGSPLPTLNESDQSRLDCLIGLHHDPRDGRRELLFGSDEHIANLARARRLCPGFEGIIDLISRAVHLAIRTGTPLFVPPLLLVGPPGTGKTHASRQIASALRTDIHSVSCATNSDAQALVVGHPSSWKAARMGVLTEAMASGSSAQPVIVFDEVDKLVTHSSEKPYHTLLTVLERENSSALVDEFVRVSFDLSGAIVIATANDIEALPAFIIDRFTTFAIDPPVGKALLSVTRLVAEDVVAELRDAVAMPADDVLLRAARHNPRRLGKLLRLAFGFAASQERDALTIGDIEAAEALAIGTAQSRPIGFIHPMADTGDRGREGKAELHRGRDGRQKAGKEHESEG; from the coding sequence ATGACCAAGGACACCTACGACTTCGCGTTCGCGGACCAAGCGCTCAAGGCGCGTGTCGTGCGGGCGAAGCGCACAGCCTCCCGAAAGACCACCACCGAGGAAAAGCCGACGGCCGATGCTGACGTCCCGATCACGGAAACGTCGCCTGGACGCATCGACGACAGCGCCACGATGATGGCGGTCTACGACCACGCCGCGGTCGAACGCCAGATCGAACTCCTGATCGGCAGGCCGTATTATGGCGACAGGGAAGAGTATCTCGGCTCCCCGCTGCCGACACTGAACGAGTCTGACCAGTCCCGACTCGATTGCCTGATCGGTCTCCACCACGATCCGCGTGACGGACGCCGCGAACTGCTGTTTGGAAGCGACGAGCATATCGCCAACCTCGCGCGGGCCCGCAGACTCTGTCCGGGCTTCGAGGGGATCATCGACCTGATCAGCCGCGCCGTTCACCTCGCGATCCGCACCGGCACGCCGCTGTTCGTGCCGCCGCTCTTGCTGGTCGGACCGCCCGGCACCGGCAAGACCCATGCAAGCCGGCAGATCGCCAGCGCGCTTCGAACCGACATCCATTCTGTCAGCTGTGCCACTAACAGTGACGCCCAGGCGCTCGTGGTTGGGCACCCGAGCTCGTGGAAGGCCGCCCGCATGGGCGTGCTGACCGAGGCGATGGCATCGGGATCGTCTGCCCAGCCCGTCATCGTGTTCGACGAGGTCGACAAGCTGGTGACCCACTCGTCCGAGAAGCCCTACCACACGCTTTTGACGGTGCTCGAGCGCGAGAACAGCAGCGCCCTCGTCGACGAGTTCGTCCGCGTGTCGTTCGACCTCTCGGGCGCGATCGTCATCGCGACGGCCAACGACATCGAGGCGCTGCCCGCCTTCATCATCGACCGCTTCACGACCTTCGCGATCGATCCCCCCGTCGGAAAAGCGCTTCTGTCGGTCACGCGACTGGTCGCCGAGGACGTCGTTGCCGAACTGCGAGATGCCGTGGCGATGCCGGCCGATGACGTCCTCCTGCGGGCCGCGCGGCACAACCCGCGTCGCCTCGGCAAACTGTTGCGGCTGGCCTTCGGCTTCGCCGCATCGCAGGAGCGCGACGCCCTGACCATCGGCGACATCGAAGCCGCCGAGGCGCTCGCCATCGGCACGGCGCAAAGCCGACCGATCGGGTTCATCCATCCCATGGCGGATACAGGTGATCGCGGGCGCGAGGGGAAGGCAGAACTCCATCGCGGGCGCGACGGTCGTCAGAAGGCGGGGAAGGAGCATGAAAGTGAGGGCTGA
- a CDS encoding DUF6538 domain-containing protein — translation MPLLGTTLFPQQDKELRFCKGLSAIRFHTAVSHMALAMPRPFATKSGSYYLNVRVPNELREVARGRAVTLPIAGESVTVTVSDKVYVSLRTKSAREAKERFQTALGRLAAYWDSLRIAPLALKPDEVKALAGESYRDAVTQLESDYDFNDRIEAFVQEYDEATQWHLDHGVDDPKLAERMASIEMQYPLALHAYALRHGDGVLSREEIVEAAFGEDARQLVAEKQMQVDETSIRRVAKELVNIAEAFGDLAMRRLASADHSDEIGKNLPAWKAPVTPVQASGPKGDRELESIADLYKRWCAYQTDKKAASTLRRYGPSLESLDRFWKGKDWRLVSGDDIFAWANHRRDVDGIAPRTINRNDLVAVSSIFAWATTRQGGRKRDENPARGIKLDVDRKTTTREKHFEDHEVSAILIAARNARPSRRYPRASASRRWAPWICAYTGARIQEVCWLSRHDIRQEAGIWVIHFPTTKTNVARKVPLHPALVDEGLLSFWERAPAGFLFVGDVPQKEGATRSQQEQRASELAEWVQEQVTLEDGVSPNHGWRHTFVTRAEEANISKRFSNAITGHNHGKDVSDGYFRGRMSALKVRMDRYPRYVISKS, via the coding sequence GTGCCTCTCCTGGGCACCACTCTTTTTCCTCAGCAGGACAAAGAGTTACGGTTTTGTAAGGGCTTATCGGCTATCCGCTTTCACACAGCGGTTTCACACATGGCCCTTGCGATGCCCCGTCCCTTCGCTACCAAGTCGGGATCCTACTACCTCAACGTTCGGGTGCCGAACGAGCTGCGCGAGGTCGCGCGCGGCCGCGCCGTGACCCTGCCGATCGCCGGCGAATCGGTCACCGTCACCGTCTCCGACAAGGTCTATGTCTCGCTGCGCACCAAGAGCGCGAGAGAGGCCAAGGAGCGCTTTCAGACCGCGCTCGGTCGGCTGGCCGCGTATTGGGATTCGCTGCGTATCGCTCCCCTCGCCCTCAAGCCTGACGAGGTGAAGGCGCTGGCCGGCGAAAGCTATCGGGACGCCGTCACGCAGCTCGAGAGCGACTACGATTTCAACGACCGGATCGAGGCCTTCGTCCAGGAATACGACGAGGCGACGCAGTGGCATCTCGACCATGGCGTCGATGATCCCAAGCTCGCCGAACGCATGGCGTCGATCGAGATGCAGTATCCCTTGGCGCTGCATGCCTATGCGTTGCGCCATGGCGATGGCGTCCTGTCGCGGGAGGAGATCGTCGAGGCTGCCTTCGGCGAGGACGCGCGCCAGCTCGTGGCCGAAAAGCAGATGCAGGTCGACGAGACGTCGATCCGACGGGTGGCCAAGGAGCTCGTCAACATCGCCGAGGCGTTCGGCGATCTCGCCATGCGCCGCCTGGCCAGCGCCGATCATTCCGACGAGATCGGCAAGAACCTGCCGGCGTGGAAGGCGCCCGTCACACCCGTGCAAGCTTCGGGGCCGAAAGGCGACCGCGAGCTCGAGTCCATCGCAGATCTCTACAAGCGCTGGTGCGCCTATCAGACCGACAAGAAGGCGGCGAGCACACTGCGCCGGTATGGCCCATCGCTCGAGTCGCTCGATCGGTTCTGGAAGGGCAAGGATTGGAGACTGGTCAGCGGCGACGACATCTTCGCTTGGGCGAACCATCGCAGGGATGTCGACGGTATCGCCCCGCGGACGATCAACCGTAACGACCTCGTCGCCGTTTCCTCGATCTTTGCGTGGGCGACGACGCGACAGGGTGGCCGCAAGCGTGATGAGAACCCCGCCAGGGGTATCAAGCTCGACGTGGATCGAAAGACGACGACCAGGGAGAAGCATTTCGAAGATCACGAGGTCTCCGCGATCCTGATCGCCGCGCGGAATGCCAGGCCGAGCCGGCGCTACCCGCGCGCTTCCGCCTCGCGCCGGTGGGCGCCATGGATTTGCGCCTACACCGGCGCCCGTATCCAGGAGGTCTGCTGGCTCAGCCGCCACGACATTCGGCAAGAAGCCGGCATCTGGGTGATCCACTTCCCGACGACGAAGACGAATGTCGCTCGCAAGGTACCTTTGCACCCTGCGCTGGTCGACGAGGGCCTTTTGAGCTTTTGGGAAAGGGCTCCAGCCGGCTTCCTGTTCGTCGGCGACGTTCCTCAGAAGGAGGGCGCGACGCGCAGCCAGCAGGAGCAGCGCGCCAGCGAGCTGGCAGAATGGGTCCAGGAGCAGGTCACCCTCGAGGACGGCGTCAGCCCCAACCACGGCTGGCGACACACCTTCGTGACCCGTGCCGAGGAAGCCAACATCTCGAAGCGCTTCAGCAACGCGATCACCGGCCACAACCACGGCAAGGACGTCTCGGACGGATATTTCCGTGGGCGGATGTCCGCCTTGAAGGTGAGGATGGACCGGTACCCACGCTACGTCATCAGCAAGAGCTGA